One stretch of Leadbetterella byssophila DSM 17132 DNA includes these proteins:
- a CDS encoding YfiT family bacillithiol transferase encodes MENLKYPIGPFDFERPYKVSDAAEAVAHLKSFPGQLIVRVKDLTDEQLALTYRPGGWSVRQILHHYPDSHLNLYTRLKFALTEDKPSIKGYNEALWATTPDYKGDIALPLSFLKAIHGKLVAIMEEMTEEQWMRTYFHMEYQKTFVLKDVVQLYKWHCDHHLAHIELALSTSK; translated from the coding sequence ATGGAAAACCTTAAGTATCCCATTGGGCCGTTTGATTTCGAACGGCCTTATAAAGTTAGTGACGCTGCAGAAGCTGTGGCTCATTTAAAAAGCTTCCCAGGCCAACTCATAGTTAGAGTTAAAGATTTGACAGATGAACAATTGGCTTTAACGTATAGGCCGGGTGGATGGAGTGTCAGACAGATTCTTCATCATTACCCGGATTCTCATCTTAACCTTTATACCCGCTTAAAATTTGCCTTGACGGAAGATAAGCCTAGTATTAAAGGGTATAATGAGGCGCTTTGGGCGACTACTCCAGATTATAAAGGAGACATCGCTTTGCCTTTGAGCTTTTTGAAAGCCATACATGGAAAGTTAGTGGCTATTATGGAAGAGATGACCGAGGAGCAGTGGATGCGAACCTACTTCCATATGGAGTATCAGAAGACCTTCGTGCTGAAAGATGTGGTACAATTGTACAAGTGGCATTGCGACCATCATTTGGCCCATATAGAACTAGCTTTATCTACGAGTAAGTAG
- a CDS encoding inositol monophosphatase family protein → MELEKIKDLLVETAIEAGSFIRKEAEGFQSQAIEYKDVNNVVSYVDKEAEKRIVERLSQYVGVGFITEEETAETSDKDGYNWIIDPLDGTANFVHGVPHYSVSLAFAKGKEVLAGVVYHVPANEVYSAIKGGGAYKGDKKLQVSKAKVLGETLMATGFPYYRFEEMHRYIKILEELMQGTHGLRRFGSAALDLAFVAEGRYDGFFEYNLNSYDMAAGVLLVQEAGGVVTDFKGGDKYLFGGDVVAGGASHEALLQVIKKYW, encoded by the coding sequence ATGGAATTAGAAAAGATTAAGGATTTATTAGTGGAGACCGCCATAGAAGCGGGAAGTTTTATTAGAAAGGAAGCGGAGGGTTTCCAAAGTCAAGCGATAGAATACAAAGATGTCAATAATGTGGTGTCCTATGTAGATAAAGAAGCCGAAAAAAGGATAGTAGAAAGACTTTCCCAGTACGTAGGGGTAGGATTTATCACAGAAGAGGAGACAGCTGAAACCTCAGACAAGGATGGATACAATTGGATCATAGATCCCTTAGACGGTACGGCTAATTTTGTACATGGCGTTCCGCATTATTCCGTGAGTCTTGCTTTTGCTAAAGGAAAAGAGGTTCTGGCCGGAGTAGTATATCATGTTCCTGCTAATGAAGTGTATTCTGCAATCAAGGGTGGAGGAGCCTACAAAGGGGATAAGAAGTTGCAAGTGTCTAAAGCTAAGGTATTAGGTGAAACCTTGATGGCTACGGGTTTTCCTTATTACAGGTTTGAAGAAATGCACCGTTATATCAAGATCTTAGAAGAACTGATGCAGGGAACGCATGGTTTGAGAAGGTTTGGTTCTGCGGCTCTGGATTTAGCATTTGTAGCAGAAGGAAGATATGACGGCTTTTTCGAATATAATTTAAATAGTTATGACATGGCTGCAGGTGTACTCCTAGTGCAGGAAGCAGGAGGTGTGGTTACTGACTTTAAGGGTGGAGACAAGTATCTGTTCGGAGGGGATGTGGTAGCAGGTGGTGCCAGTCATGAAGCCTTATTGCAAGTCATCAAAAAATACTGGTAA
- a CDS encoding Lnb N-terminal periplasmic domain-containing protein yields MRLIFLLLFSFSAFAQTLSPSSRISLLTISPGEELYSTFGHSAIRVWDPALGIDVNYNYGSFDFNAPGFYLKFVRGYLDYMITSHPAYLEFEYWNRENRKITEQVLNLSLAQRQRVYEFLENNLKPENKNYRYKFFTDNCSTRLRDVLQIAAGDSLVFNQALNADSTYRQWIDKYAHENGKSWADFGMDLAIGADSDKKTGWADAMFIPDNLMKAVDQAKVLTVKGEENLVILKRDLNQISEITKQQGMSPVVFFALFAVLMFFLNKAGVGHGFDKFLFSVLGIAGWILLALWFLTDHGVTKYNWNLLWASPLVFPAILSKRTWSKYAFRIYGLGLLLFMVAAVYYWGFNLQNGLVFLWIGIVLRTWQKIKRDGIRKD; encoded by the coding sequence GTGAGGCTAATATTTTTACTTCTATTCTCGTTTTCTGCGTTTGCGCAGACCCTTAGCCCTTCTTCCAGGATTTCCTTGTTAACCATTTCTCCGGGGGAGGAATTGTATTCAACCTTTGGACATAGTGCTATTAGAGTCTGGGATCCCGCTTTAGGTATAGATGTAAACTATAATTATGGATCATTTGATTTCAACGCTCCTGGTTTTTATTTAAAGTTTGTTCGAGGGTATTTGGACTATATGATTACCTCTCATCCCGCTTATTTAGAATTTGAATATTGGAATAGAGAAAACAGAAAGATTACTGAACAAGTTTTGAATCTTAGTTTGGCGCAAAGACAAAGGGTTTATGAGTTTTTGGAAAACAATCTGAAGCCGGAAAATAAGAATTATAGATATAAATTCTTTACGGACAATTGCAGTACTAGATTGAGAGATGTACTGCAAATAGCGGCTGGAGATAGTTTAGTGTTTAATCAAGCCTTGAACGCAGACTCCACTTATAGGCAGTGGATAGATAAATATGCCCATGAAAACGGGAAGTCTTGGGCTGATTTTGGGATGGATTTGGCTATTGGTGCTGATTCCGACAAAAAAACGGGTTGGGCAGATGCCATGTTTATTCCAGATAATTTGATGAAGGCTGTAGATCAGGCCAAGGTTTTAACGGTGAAAGGAGAAGAAAATCTGGTTATTCTTAAAAGAGATTTGAATCAAATTTCTGAGATAACGAAGCAGCAAGGTATGAGTCCTGTTGTTTTCTTCGCTTTATTTGCGGTTTTAATGTTTTTTCTGAATAAAGCGGGGGTGGGTCATGGATTTGATAAGTTTTTGTTTAGTGTTTTAGGGATAGCCGGATGGATCTTACTTGCCCTCTGGTTTTTGACGGACCATGGGGTGACCAAATACAATTGGAACCTGCTTTGGGCGTCACCATTAGTTTTTCCTGCTATTCTCAGTAAGCGTACGTGGTCGAAATATGCATTCCGAATATATGGTTTAGGATTACTCCTGTTCATGGTAGCAGCAGTGTACTATTGGGGTTTTAATTTACAAAATGGATTAGTGTTCCTATGGATAGGGATTGTATTGCGTACCTGGCAAAAGATAAAAAGAGATGGAATTAGAAAAGATTAA